One stretch of Paenibacillus sp. FSL R5-0341 DNA includes these proteins:
- a CDS encoding AraC family transcriptional regulator, with amino-acid sequence MQSKVSETWYAIQNKEDQRCALAARLNTFYQSSSAERIIHIPEEIGQGYWQLNRIHPSMELVYSDAIFHRPTALSSLEQDDSIKLSFCIGESISWNIDGKLGEFHVHNQESSAYGSRYTSSTCEFGLQQHFKGFTLKLDQTPISGMMQQLPIQQLMTAIAGSGGGFYNAKMTPTMIRIVNEMTQCPYSGELKQLYLNGKALELLAVYFSECILERQLPAKHSGLSRTDLTSLQQAKHILDANLAHPPTLEGLSRQVCLNEFKLKKGFKQLFGLPVHAYVIEQRLEAAYYLLETRQMNVTTAAAAVGFNKTSHFSAQFKRKYGMTPSTYFNQTF; translated from the coding sequence ATGCAATCCAAGGTGTCAGAGACATGGTACGCCATTCAAAATAAAGAAGATCAGCGCTGTGCATTGGCAGCGAGATTAAATACATTTTACCAAAGCAGCTCTGCCGAACGAATCATTCATATTCCTGAAGAGATTGGTCAGGGATACTGGCAGCTGAATCGCATTCATCCCTCCATGGAACTCGTGTATAGTGATGCGATATTCCATCGACCAACCGCTTTGAGCAGTTTGGAGCAGGATGATAGTATCAAGTTAAGCTTCTGTATTGGTGAGAGCATATCATGGAACATTGATGGCAAGCTGGGTGAATTTCATGTACATAATCAGGAAAGTTCTGCATATGGCAGTCGATATACGAGCAGTACGTGTGAGTTTGGATTACAGCAGCACTTCAAGGGATTTACGTTGAAGCTGGATCAGACACCGATCAGTGGAATGATGCAGCAGCTTCCCATACAACAGCTCATGACAGCCATCGCTGGAAGTGGGGGAGGTTTCTATAATGCGAAGATGACACCGACGATGATTCGAATCGTTAACGAGATGACACAATGCCCGTATTCGGGAGAACTGAAACAACTGTATTTAAACGGAAAAGCACTTGAGCTGCTCGCGGTATATTTCAGTGAATGTATTCTGGAGCGTCAGTTACCTGCGAAGCATAGTGGCTTGTCCCGGACGGACCTGACCAGTTTGCAACAGGCGAAGCACATTCTCGATGCGAATCTGGCACATCCGCCAACTCTTGAAGGGCTCTCCAGACAAGTGTGTCTGAATGAATTCAAGCTGAAAAAAGGATTCAAGCAATTGTTCGGTCTTCCTGTACATGCGTATGTCATTGAGCAGAGGCTGGAGGCAGCGTATTACCTGCTGGAGACCAGACAGATGAATGTGACCACGGCTGCTGCAGCGGTGGGTTTTAATAAAA
- a CDS encoding WG repeat-containing protein: MSMSEPLLTQIVNQHIPAGATVVTIDKPVQHPAIYAADLTGDGMPEIAAVYQLNGELYLLILKFVQAHWIKMALIKGLGYGVTLMTAAPVTSTARNNLIIGWRIGSIWSKLAVYEWTESGLKDLAPDDLYYSYAEIIDMPGPHGRDGKVEIALWIHDTGEAYRVEIIRWQNGKWVPAPDVYETYYPKVVQYYEQLTQHYPDYIFYWYYLADAQFHAGQYPAALVSVQKALSFPEAYPSREALLELEKKIKQAMVPISHARVATWLYPISVRTTRGTRWGYMDAQGHVRLEPVLDDAQAFQPNGLAVVVKDGHAGVINLQGQYVVQPVYDSINSFSEERAMVIDSQGFKMINEQGTVLTKRPYSYISNMKDGRALFYDSNPGQTDGSVSLYGYLDASGNEVIPAQFVSANDFQDGKAVVQIKDNEYALINRNGHRLATYPFAYVGPLGDGLLAFQKEASGKYGYIDERGNIRIQPKFSSAFPFSGGQAIVNTAEDYKSIYGVINTQGSFIIQPAYNNIRELGEQRYALGQAINPEQPYIGSVYAIAETNGRRLTEFVYRDVGNYKNGLASASDRRQTYLLDLSGRPAPGYPRVEGSGTLEVVAPDLIKAYVDQRLSYVNRAGQIIWRQNTIVPLHPPYRVREEKYKPNPDYLVYYPQVEGMTDQAAQLAVNVKLKTLSQVKPIPADQQLDYTYTGDFDITFYQQQLLQLQLTGYNYPAGAAHGMPTMIYAIINLTNGQLYELKDLFKPNSDYVKVLSQIVGDQIKNDPQYSYVFPDTYKGISADQPFFVTADALHLYFNPYDIAPYAAGFPTFTIPFTQIKDIIDTEGSFWKAFHM; the protein is encoded by the coding sequence ATGTCCATGAGCGAACCGCTGTTAACGCAAATTGTGAATCAACATATTCCGGCTGGTGCAACGGTCGTCACTATTGATAAACCTGTCCAACATCCAGCGATCTACGCGGCTGATCTTACCGGTGACGGCATGCCGGAGATTGCTGCAGTCTATCAGTTGAATGGTGAGCTGTATTTGCTCATTCTGAAATTTGTTCAAGCACATTGGATCAAGATGGCACTCATTAAGGGATTGGGGTATGGGGTGACTTTAATGACTGCAGCCCCTGTAACATCAACGGCAAGGAACAATCTCATTATCGGTTGGCGGATTGGTTCTATTTGGTCTAAGCTTGCCGTATATGAGTGGACGGAATCAGGACTCAAAGATTTGGCCCCTGACGATCTATATTATAGCTATGCAGAGATTATAGATATGCCTGGTCCGCATGGCCGAGATGGGAAAGTGGAGATTGCACTCTGGATACATGACACAGGGGAAGCCTATCGTGTGGAGATTATCCGTTGGCAGAATGGGAAATGGGTTCCTGCACCGGACGTATATGAAACCTATTATCCCAAAGTGGTGCAGTATTACGAGCAATTAACTCAGCATTACCCTGATTATATCTTCTACTGGTATTACCTTGCGGATGCTCAGTTCCACGCAGGCCAGTATCCGGCAGCACTGGTTTCCGTTCAGAAGGCACTCAGTTTCCCGGAAGCGTATCCTTCCCGAGAGGCGTTGCTGGAACTGGAAAAGAAAATTAAGCAGGCGATGGTCCCTATAAGTCATGCTCGGGTTGCGACATGGTTATATCCGATCTCCGTTCGAACCACGAGGGGGACCCGTTGGGGGTATATGGATGCCCAGGGGCATGTACGGCTAGAGCCGGTTCTGGATGACGCGCAAGCGTTTCAGCCCAATGGATTGGCTGTAGTTGTGAAGGACGGCCATGCTGGTGTGATTAATCTTCAGGGGCAGTATGTCGTTCAACCTGTATACGATTCCATCAATTCCTTTTCCGAAGAACGGGCGATGGTGATCGATTCTCAAGGATTTAAGATGATTAATGAACAAGGCACGGTCCTGACCAAACGTCCATACTCGTATATCTCGAATATGAAGGACGGCCGAGCGTTATTTTACGATTCTAATCCTGGTCAGACAGATGGATCGGTGAGTCTGTATGGTTATCTGGATGCCTCAGGCAATGAGGTGATTCCGGCACAGTTCGTGTCAGCGAACGATTTTCAAGATGGCAAAGCGGTTGTGCAGATCAAGGACAATGAATATGCGCTCATCAATCGCAATGGACATCGGCTCGCGACGTATCCATTTGCTTATGTGGGACCTTTAGGAGATGGACTGCTTGCTTTTCAAAAAGAGGCCTCGGGCAAATATGGGTACATCGACGAACGGGGTAATATTCGCATTCAACCCAAATTTTCATCGGCATTTCCTTTTAGTGGCGGGCAAGCAATCGTCAATACAGCAGAGGATTACAAATCGATCTACGGTGTCATTAATACGCAAGGATCATTTATCATTCAACCCGCTTATAATAACATTCGCGAATTAGGCGAACAGAGATATGCACTGGGGCAAGCGATTAACCCGGAGCAGCCTTATATTGGCTCTGTGTACGCAATTGCAGAAACTAACGGTAGAAGGCTTACGGAGTTTGTATATCGCGATGTGGGCAATTACAAAAACGGCCTTGCTTCCGCATCGGACAGAAGACAGACCTATCTGCTTGATCTGAGTGGAAGACCGGCACCGGGATATCCACGTGTTGAAGGATCGGGTACGTTGGAGGTCGTTGCACCCGATCTGATTAAGGCTTATGTAGATCAGCGTTTATCTTATGTAAACCGGGCCGGACAGATCATCTGGCGACAAAATACAATCGTTCCACTTCACCCACCGTACCGTGTACGCGAAGAGAAGTATAAGCCCAATCCGGACTATCTCGTATATTACCCACAGGTAGAGGGGATGACGGATCAAGCGGCACAACTTGCAGTAAATGTAAAGTTAAAGACCCTTTCTCAGGTTAAACCGATCCCTGCCGATCAGCAGCTGGATTACACGTATACAGGCGATTTTGATATTACGTTCTATCAGCAGCAATTGCTTCAACTCCAACTCACCGGTTATAACTACCCGGCTGGTGCAGCGCATGGTATGCCTACGATGATCTATGCAATCATTAATCTGACGAATGGTCAGTTGTATGAGTTGAAGGATCTATTTAAGCCAAATAGTGACTATGTAAAAGTGTTGAGCCAGATTGTGGGAGATCAGATCAAAAATGATCCTCAGTACTCGTATGTGTTTCCGGACACGTATAAGGGGATTAGTGCGGATCAACCGTTTTTTGTTACAGCGGATGCGCTGCATCTCTACTTCAATCCCTATGATATCGCTCCTTATGCAGCAGGATTTCCAACGTTTACAATTCCTTTCACCCAGATCAAGGATATCATTGATACAGAAGGTTCGTTCTGGAAAGCATTCCATATGTGA
- a CDS encoding DUF4132 domain-containing protein, producing MLTADRAVETLVEKFAVTCSNEYSLKTDRSSEIIDYVLGTTDKFPDMMGNSSHYVYQTIDLLMKLAKKDDGDIFYRAGAIVIYLESNYSKRSSWRTDAFTVCMGNDSEAYGLSGKSKSADRMGGLLGRLEKIKQFAGENEISAELKSKLKRAQWLFDSKKADTQGDYRDVINALMLLQLYSKLSDTASHLAEVQSSVQSLPVLFQHVMANDPDKLRDELHTLIEPVVVGNIQGKHNGSSQELKDEFLKEKRSQLIAEVYPNTSFSPKEQCSHTVFHQTMVLVSSALLYLINISGGKQRFLDTNSEIGHVLLHTIHQLHEIYPLEVRRYLLSMDPRAKSPNDLLAGLVPLDEPYQLVEMMRDELNSYTISWNMLQSAIANHPEQAIRAYEIIKPPFLKLCIQKFMDDQGLTLPNAEGALEQAVFNALRHPLDGGRQGLAIARYLSGENTLEEYWEDSNSRGLFNNLNRDKKRIHNLISISFLPLESEAMRRFAILTTHPDWTLDIVSDMYNSYAFSGEKLLQRYGQDPEVQREKLLTSLLSLNGMTDYRYRSMPHDEYRRIIQQNLDYALTQYKKLPTDTRILILEITFEQRDELTKKQLAEAIRAGLQDSSKKANGVALAEFNRIPDQDLYTLVYLSEKKVSIKEMALTAIRSLENSKELYGELLKKEKSDEWKSLIQILLDTADLSPEYAHAALADQADAKKLSRLSWLSLKDLPSLIRIEDNQPLDNRIKQYALVQSLDHTSGPNERLNELRDYVSEASLARFASELLQVWIQEGAPAKEKWVMYVSALFGDIQIVNILAPQIKEWTENSRGAIAADAVKVLAYLKDPSALMAIDKIKRGVKNRQVKGAAEEALQLAADNMGLTSEQLEDRLVTTLGFDEKGTMQLSYGERSFLIKVNGDLQVVVLNEETGKSVKSLPAPAQKDDPELAAQSKARFTQLKKDLKSMVSIQAQRLEESLSKQRLWSADEWKALFVQNVIMQKFAVGLIWGTYEDGALISTFRYMEDGTFNTVDEDEVDLPSGAQVGLIHPLELDQATLEGWTTQLEDYEIKQPFEQLNREIHQPEDEDKTKNEYDHLPESDFSPTAFPKALEKYGWIKGPAQDGGWYHEFYKEYGDLVAELQFSGTSITYYEGLDDITLESLHFFKPSSKQHYYYGDNKSIALGNVPGRVFSETIYDILRATGR from the coding sequence ATGCTTACCGCAGACCGCGCAGTAGAAACTTTGGTGGAGAAATTCGCAGTGACCTGTTCAAACGAGTATTCATTAAAAACAGACCGAAGCTCCGAAATTATTGATTATGTATTGGGAACGACAGACAAATTCCCGGATATGATGGGAAATTCGAGTCATTATGTGTATCAAACAATTGATCTGCTTATGAAGCTCGCCAAAAAAGACGATGGAGATATCTTTTACCGGGCCGGGGCTATTGTGATATATCTGGAATCCAATTATTCCAAAAGAAGTTCATGGAGAACGGATGCTTTTACTGTCTGTATGGGAAATGATTCAGAAGCCTACGGATTGAGCGGGAAGAGCAAAAGCGCTGATCGCATGGGTGGGTTGTTGGGCCGGTTGGAGAAGATCAAACAGTTTGCGGGCGAGAACGAAATTTCGGCTGAATTAAAGAGCAAATTAAAGCGTGCCCAGTGGCTTTTTGATTCCAAAAAGGCTGACACCCAGGGGGATTATCGAGATGTAATCAATGCGTTAATGCTGCTACAACTATATTCAAAACTCAGTGACACGGCCTCTCATCTTGCAGAGGTTCAATCTTCTGTTCAATCGTTACCCGTGTTGTTTCAACATGTGATGGCTAATGATCCAGATAAGTTGCGGGACGAGCTACATACGTTGATTGAACCTGTAGTGGTCGGTAATATTCAAGGGAAGCATAACGGATCTTCCCAGGAATTGAAGGATGAATTCCTCAAGGAGAAGCGTAGTCAGCTCATAGCTGAGGTTTATCCCAATACGTCTTTCTCTCCAAAAGAGCAATGTTCACACACGGTGTTCCATCAAACTATGGTACTAGTGAGCAGTGCCTTGCTGTACCTGATTAACATTAGTGGAGGTAAACAACGGTTCCTTGATACGAACAGTGAGATTGGACATGTTCTGCTTCACACAATACATCAATTACACGAGATTTACCCACTCGAAGTTCGCCGTTACTTGCTGAGTATGGACCCTAGAGCGAAGAGTCCCAATGATCTGCTTGCTGGACTTGTGCCTCTGGATGAGCCTTACCAGTTGGTTGAAATGATGCGGGACGAGCTTAATTCGTACACGATATCCTGGAACATGCTACAATCTGCGATCGCGAATCATCCTGAACAAGCGATTCGAGCATATGAGATTATCAAACCGCCATTCCTCAAACTTTGCATTCAGAAATTCATGGATGATCAGGGATTGACCTTGCCCAATGCGGAAGGGGCACTGGAGCAAGCGGTATTCAACGCTCTTCGGCATCCTTTGGATGGGGGGCGTCAAGGACTTGCGATTGCTAGATACTTAAGTGGGGAAAACACCCTTGAGGAATACTGGGAGGACTCGAATAGTCGTGGTCTGTTTAATAACCTGAATCGGGATAAAAAGCGTATTCACAATCTGATAAGCATCAGTTTCTTACCCTTGGAGTCGGAGGCAATGCGCAGATTCGCAATCCTGACCACCCATCCCGATTGGACGCTGGATATTGTCTCAGACATGTACAATTCATACGCTTTTAGTGGAGAGAAACTGCTTCAACGTTATGGACAAGATCCTGAGGTACAACGAGAGAAATTGCTAACCAGTCTGCTCTCTCTCAATGGCATGACCGACTATAGATACAGATCCATGCCACATGACGAATACCGCCGAATCATTCAGCAGAATCTGGACTATGCGCTGACACAGTACAAGAAACTGCCAACGGATACGCGTATTTTGATTCTGGAAATTACCTTTGAACAGCGGGATGAGCTAACGAAGAAACAACTGGCTGAAGCGATTCGTGCCGGATTGCAGGATTCGTCCAAAAAGGCCAACGGTGTGGCCTTAGCCGAATTCAACCGGATACCTGATCAGGACTTGTATACACTCGTATATCTCTCCGAGAAAAAAGTGTCGATTAAAGAGATGGCTTTGACCGCGATCCGCAGTCTGGAAAACAGCAAGGAGCTGTACGGTGAACTTTTGAAGAAAGAGAAGTCCGATGAGTGGAAGAGCTTGATCCAAATTCTGCTGGATACCGCAGATTTAAGTCCAGAGTATGCCCATGCTGCACTCGCTGATCAGGCAGATGCCAAAAAGTTGTCGAGACTGAGCTGGTTGTCCCTAAAAGATCTCCCTTCACTGATACGTATTGAAGACAATCAGCCTTTAGATAATCGGATTAAGCAGTATGCTTTGGTCCAATCATTGGATCATACATCCGGTCCTAATGAACGGTTGAATGAATTACGAGATTACGTAAGTGAGGCATCTCTCGCTCGTTTTGCAAGTGAGCTGCTCCAGGTCTGGATTCAGGAAGGTGCTCCTGCAAAAGAGAAATGGGTGATGTATGTATCCGCACTCTTTGGCGATATTCAGATTGTAAATATTTTAGCTCCGCAAATTAAGGAATGGACAGAAAATAGCCGCGGCGCGATTGCTGCAGATGCTGTGAAAGTGCTCGCTTATCTGAAAGATCCATCTGCTCTTATGGCGATTGACAAGATCAAACGTGGCGTGAAGAACCGTCAGGTGAAAGGTGCAGCAGAAGAAGCGTTGCAGCTTGCAGCCGATAATATGGGACTTACCTCGGAACAACTGGAGGATCGTCTGGTCACCACACTTGGTTTTGATGAAAAAGGAACCATGCAGCTTAGTTACGGAGAGCGCTCATTCCTGATTAAGGTGAATGGAGACTTGCAAGTCGTTGTCTTAAATGAAGAAACAGGCAAATCCGTGAAGAGTCTGCCTGCTCCTGCACAGAAAGATGATCCTGAATTGGCAGCGCAGTCCAAGGCACGTTTCACGCAACTGAAAAAAGATCTCAAATCCATGGTTAGCATTCAGGCACAGCGTCTGGAAGAGTCATTGTCCAAACAACGTCTATGGTCTGCTGATGAGTGGAAAGCCCTTTTTGTACAAAATGTAATTATGCAGAAATTTGCTGTTGGTCTGATCTGGGGAACGTATGAGGATGGCGCTCTGATCAGCACGTTCCGCTATATGGAGGATGGCACATTCAATACAGTGGACGAGGATGAGGTTGATCTGCCTTCAGGTGCGCAGGTGGGACTTATACACCCGCTGGAATTGGATCAGGCTACCCTTGAAGGTTGGACAACGCAGTTGGAGGATTACGAGATCAAGCAGCCATTCGAGCAATTGAATCGTGAAATTCACCAGCCAGAAGATGAGGATAAAACGAAGAATGAATACGATCATCTGCCCGAGTCTGATTTCTCGCCAACGGCATTCCCTAAAGCACTGGAGAAATATGGATGGATCAAAGGACCGGCACAGGACGGCGGCTGGTACCATGAATTTTATAAAGAGTACGGAGATCTTGTTGCAGAATTGCAATTCAGCGGTACGAGCATCACGTATTACGAGGGATTGGATGATATTACACTGGAATCCCTACATTTCTTCAAACCGAGTAGCAAGCAACATTATTATTATGGTGACAATAAATCCATTGCTCTGGGCAACGTTCCAGGTCGCGTGTTCAGTGAAACGATCTACGATATTCTAAGAGCAACGGGGCGTTGA
- a CDS encoding VWA domain-containing protein, giving the protein MEANMNEANRITEETGETDKTSNPDGSNRGDHHSTETLNRWRLILGESAEEGLCNTDQYTSGEFQYTEMDEILGYLYNREYGEEQGYRKEGGRGASNLTVPKWLHKVRDLFPKPTVEILEKQALDRYGLTELLTDKKLLESLEPNMNLLKNIMQFKGRMKGEVLKSAKEIVRTVVEELRSKLESQTRASIMGKRSRYTSSSVRSLRNLNFKRTITKNLKNYDKNKRRFVIDRLYFDGSIQPHNKWNIIIGVDESGSMLDSVIYSSVMASIFYRLNALRTKLFIFDTQVVDLSDRLEDPVDVLMNVQLGGGTHITKALRYGETLIDNPGKTIFILVSDLEEGYPIAQMYKACKDIIDAGCKLLVLTALDFNGDSVYNKHAAQTLTNMGAHVAAITPNELADWIGEIIT; this is encoded by the coding sequence ATGGAAGCTAATATGAATGAAGCGAATCGGATAACGGAAGAAACCGGAGAAACGGACAAAACTTCCAATCCGGATGGAAGCAACCGAGGAGATCATCATTCTACTGAAACCTTGAATCGATGGCGTCTGATTCTCGGTGAATCCGCCGAAGAAGGGTTGTGTAATACAGATCAATACACTTCGGGTGAATTTCAATATACGGAAATGGATGAGATTCTGGGTTATCTGTATAACCGTGAGTACGGTGAAGAACAAGGTTACCGAAAAGAGGGAGGACGCGGTGCATCTAACCTGACTGTACCGAAATGGTTGCACAAAGTCAGGGACCTATTTCCCAAACCAACAGTAGAAATATTGGAGAAACAGGCGCTTGACCGCTATGGTCTGACAGAATTATTAACGGACAAAAAGTTGCTTGAATCCCTTGAACCCAACATGAATCTGCTCAAGAACATTATGCAATTCAAAGGACGGATGAAGGGTGAGGTGTTAAAGAGCGCCAAGGAGATCGTACGAACCGTAGTTGAGGAGCTGCGCAGCAAGCTGGAATCTCAGACCCGAGCCAGTATCATGGGCAAACGCAGTCGCTATACCTCGAGTTCAGTACGATCCTTACGCAATCTGAATTTCAAGCGAACCATCACCAAGAACCTGAAGAATTACGATAAAAACAAGCGCAGGTTTGTAATTGATCGTCTGTATTTCGATGGGAGTATACAGCCCCATAACAAGTGGAACATCATCATTGGTGTTGACGAAAGTGGCAGTATGCTGGATTCAGTCATCTACAGTTCGGTAATGGCGAGCATCTTCTATCGCTTAAATGCGCTACGTACGAAATTATTCATATTTGATACGCAAGTTGTTGATCTGAGCGACAGGCTGGAAGACCCCGTAGATGTGCTCATGAATGTACAGCTCGGCGGGGGAACACATATTACCAAAGCGTTGCGTTATGGCGAGACGCTAATCGATAATCCGGGCAAAACCATCTTTATTCTGGTCAGTGATCTGGAGGAAGGTTACCCGATTGCGCAGATGTACAAAGCCTGTAAAGATATCATCGATGCAGGATGCAAGCTACTGGTTCTCACCGCACTCGATTTTAACGGGGATTCAGTCTATAACAAACATGCAGCACAGACCTTAACGAATATGGGCGCTCATGTAGCAGCAATTACCCCAAACGAGTTGGCAGATTGGATTGGCGAGATCATCACTTAA
- a CDS encoding DUF5682 family protein, with protein sequence MDRLTAVLDPDVDQLQSLFESQVYNLSNPAVYYPIRHHSPACSYHLLRLIGEYKPDIILIEGPESGNPLISVLSDEATIPPVSLYYTYESELEREACYYPMLRYSPEYVALKEAKRLDIPAKFIDLDYRHFSTLASKSGQTEQKEISIQDETLLAGSDFINRLCQKTNCRSFDELWEKVFEIGGLEKSTRAFVQDVFTYCTLSRVCYSTERLQSSGDLAREAHMKQRINQAVQEYDRVLVITGGFHTYGLLMSEKHESELEQPEMEKQHAYQRLVGRGEPGTSQQSAVDPDPVHQQMYPMVYTFAETDRLNGYASGMPYVNYYDQIWNQLLRKKSTPYNLTALDLLSRLMRKLRDGHEHVSTSDAIEAYSMIQGLAGLRGKREGGVYELMDAALSSFVKGELTLATDKPLQELQQLLTGDVIGSVAPNSFSIPIVEDFKVRCTGHKLQIRTTGQHKKVLDLYAKPEHRHISQLIQCITYLVPEFAKRQSGPDWIAERDMNLVRETWVYMYSSRIEARLIENSLYGGTLAGAATRKMEEQMQEIPDHHSGELARLMLQALLMGLQDTAMKLYEQVRSALRTDGNFLSLCNSLHVLNRIHQHRRLLGLSDEQHLPELVSEAYRNAVDKLLQLSRANTDEHEAIIQGLKLLAMLAESSEEHFQDETFRIHLNELLSDHQLPAQLEGVCVAISSGLGDRPREEIVDRARGYIHGTPDQTRQTALFLQGVFSVARDAFLYEDQLLSELNYLIEKLSYDDFISMVPELRLAFTYFTPMETGLIAERVASLHQVEPEEMLRPAVDEQMLIQSKAWDEALRKEFAAWKLI encoded by the coding sequence ATGGATCGGTTAACAGCAGTACTGGACCCCGATGTTGATCAGTTACAATCCTTGTTCGAGTCCCAGGTGTATAACCTGAGTAATCCTGCGGTCTATTATCCAATACGACACCATAGCCCTGCATGTTCATATCACTTGTTACGATTAATCGGGGAGTACAAGCCGGATATCATCCTGATCGAAGGACCAGAGAGCGGTAATCCATTAATTTCGGTGCTGAGTGATGAAGCAACCATACCTCCTGTCAGTCTGTACTATACCTATGAGAGTGAACTGGAGAGAGAAGCCTGCTATTATCCGATGCTTCGTTATTCACCTGAATATGTCGCTTTGAAAGAAGCAAAACGCCTGGACATTCCAGCAAAGTTTATTGACCTGGACTATCGTCACTTCTCCACTCTTGCATCCAAGTCCGGTCAGACAGAACAAAAGGAGATCTCCATCCAGGACGAGACCTTGCTTGCGGGGTCTGACTTCATTAATCGGTTGTGTCAAAAAACAAACTGTCGCAGTTTTGATGAATTGTGGGAAAAGGTGTTTGAGATTGGCGGTCTGGAGAAATCCACTCGGGCGTTCGTGCAGGATGTATTCACGTATTGTACGTTATCCCGAGTGTGCTATTCCACGGAACGATTACAGTCTTCAGGTGATCTGGCACGAGAAGCACATATGAAACAACGTATTAATCAAGCGGTACAAGAGTATGATCGTGTGCTTGTCATTACCGGTGGATTTCATACGTATGGACTGTTGATGTCAGAGAAACATGAATCCGAATTGGAACAGCCGGAAATGGAGAAACAGCATGCATACCAACGTTTGGTTGGACGAGGTGAACCAGGTACGTCTCAACAAAGTGCAGTTGATCCAGATCCGGTTCACCAACAAATGTACCCGATGGTCTATACCTTTGCTGAAACGGATCGGCTCAATGGATATGCGAGCGGCATGCCTTATGTGAATTATTACGATCAGATCTGGAACCAGCTACTTCGCAAAAAGAGTACACCGTATAATCTAACGGCTCTGGACTTGTTATCCCGACTGATGCGCAAATTACGGGACGGACACGAACATGTATCAACGAGTGATGCGATTGAGGCGTACAGCATGATTCAGGGTCTTGCCGGGCTTCGTGGGAAAAGGGAAGGCGGCGTCTATGAGTTGATGGATGCAGCACTTTCTTCCTTTGTGAAGGGGGAACTTACCCTAGCGACCGATAAACCGCTGCAAGAGCTTCAGCAGTTATTGACAGGAGACGTCATTGGAAGTGTGGCTCCCAATTCATTCAGTATTCCCATCGTGGAGGACTTCAAGGTGCGCTGTACAGGACACAAACTGCAGATCCGCACAACAGGACAACACAAGAAAGTACTGGATTTGTATGCGAAACCGGAGCACCGTCACATAAGTCAATTGATTCAGTGTATCACGTATCTGGTTCCGGAATTCGCTAAACGGCAATCCGGGCCGGACTGGATTGCAGAACGTGACATGAATCTCGTACGCGAAACCTGGGTTTATATGTACTCATCCCGCATTGAAGCCAGATTGATAGAGAACTCTCTCTATGGCGGAACGCTTGCTGGAGCGGCTACACGCAAAATGGAAGAACAAATGCAAGAAATACCGGATCATCATAGTGGTGAACTTGCCCGACTCATGCTTCAAGCGTTGCTCATGGGGCTTCAGGACACAGCGATGAAACTCTATGAACAGGTGCGCTCAGCACTGAGAACCGACGGGAATTTCCTTTCCTTATGTAATAGTCTGCATGTCTTGAACCGAATTCATCAGCACCGCAGGCTACTGGGATTATCTGACGAGCAACATCTCCCTGAGCTGGTATCCGAGGCTTACAGGAATGCCGTAGACAAGCTGTTACAGCTCTCCAGAGCCAACACGGATGAACATGAAGCCATTATTCAGGGATTGAAACTACTAGCCATGCTCGCGGAGTCATCAGAGGAGCATTTTCAGGATGAGACATTCCGAATTCACCTGAATGAACTGCTGTCTGATCACCAGCTTCCGGCTCAGCTGGAAGGTGTGTGTGTTGCTATTTCCTCAGGGCTCGGCGACAGGCCTAGGGAAGAGATTGTTGATCGTGCACGTGGGTATATCCATGGTACACCGGATCAGACCCGTCAAACGGCACTTTTTTTACAGGGAGTATTCTCTGTAGCACGTGACGCTTTTTTATATGAAGATCAGCTGTTGTCCGAGTTGAATTATTTGATAGAAAAGCTATCATACGACGACTTCATCAGTATGGTACCGGAATTGCGGTTGGCATTCACCTATTTTACACCAATGGAAACAGGCTTAATTGCTGAGCGGGTGGCGAGTCTGCATCAGGTTGAACCGGAAGAGATGTTAAGGCCTGCGGTCGATGAACAGATGCTGATTCAATCCAAAGCATGGGATGAAGCGCTTCGAAAGGAGTTTGCCGCATGGAAGCTAATATGA